In Physeter macrocephalus isolate SW-GA chromosome 2, ASM283717v5, whole genome shotgun sequence, a single window of DNA contains:
- the NABP1 gene encoding SOSS complex subunit B2 isoform X2, with translation MWKGCLTLYTGRGGELQKIGEFCMVYSEVPNFSEPNPDYRGQQNKGAHSEQKNNSMNSNMGTGTFGPVGNGVQTGSEARGCQFSYAGRSNGRGPVNPQLPGTANNQTVMTTISNGRDPRRAFKR, from the exons ATGTGGAAAGGATGTCTGACACTTTATACTGGAAGGGGTGGAGAACTTCAGAAAATTGGGGA attttgtaTGGTTTATTCAGAAGTGCCAAATTTCAGTGAACCTAACCCAGATTATCGAGGACAGCAGAACAAAGGG gCACACAGTGAACAGAAGAATAATTCCATGAATAGTAATATGGGTACAGGTACATTTGGACCAGTgg gaaACGGTGTTCAAACTGGCTCAGAAGCAAGGGGATGCCAATTTTCATATGCTGGTAGAAGCAATGGCCGGGGACCTGTAAATCCACAGCTACCAGGAACAGCTAATAATCAAACAGTCATGACCACAATAAGTAATGGCAGGGACCCTCGGAGAGCCTTTAAAAGATGA
- the NABP1 gene encoding SOSS complex subunit B2 isoform X1, whose translation MNGVNDPPLFIKDIKPGLKNLNVVFIVLEIGRVTKTKDGHEVRSCKVADKTGSITISVWDEIGGLIQPGDIIRLTRGYASMWKGCLTLYTGRGGELQKIGEFCMVYSEVPNFSEPNPDYRGQQNKGAHSEQKNNSMNSNMGTGTFGPVGNGVQTGSEARGCQFSYAGRSNGRGPVNPQLPGTANNQTVMTTISNGRDPRRAFKR comes from the exons ATGAACGGGGTCAACGACCCCCCtctttttataaaagatattaaGCCCGGACTGAAAAACTTAAATGTCGTCTTTATTGTGCTGGAGATAG GACGCGTGACCAAAACCAAAGACGGCCATGAAGTGAGATCATGCAAAGTAGCAGATAAAACTGGCAGCATCACTATTTCCGTGTGGGATGAAATCGGAGGTCTTATACAGCCAGGGGATATTATTCGGTTGACCAGAGG gtATGCATCCATGTGGAAAGGATGTCTGACACTTTATACTGGAAGGGGTGGAGAACTTCAGAAAATTGGGGA attttgtaTGGTTTATTCAGAAGTGCCAAATTTCAGTGAACCTAACCCAGATTATCGAGGACAGCAGAACAAAGGG gCACACAGTGAACAGAAGAATAATTCCATGAATAGTAATATGGGTACAGGTACATTTGGACCAGTgg gaaACGGTGTTCAAACTGGCTCAGAAGCAAGGGGATGCCAATTTTCATATGCTGGTAGAAGCAATGGCCGGGGACCTGTAAATCCACAGCTACCAGGAACAGCTAATAATCAAACAGTCATGACCACAATAAGTAATGGCAGGGACCCTCGGAGAGCCTTTAAAAGATGA